The Bacteroidota bacterium genome window below encodes:
- a CDS encoding toll/interleukin-1 receptor domain-containing protein: MARTKLFIGHANPEDNEFTLWLCAKLRNEGYDAICDLTLLIGGEQDYWKTLQDVLENESCKYLLIFTKDTFAKQGVIDEWEQVRSIQRKNNIKDFMYILKKDDVPFNERIGINVYNHFRFDISWASGLKNIIKKLDIDSTPKTLNKNLSLNDWVKNRFANNSGVIEKSELFYSNWLQISEHPKELFIYRYSNSAQAETILKEINVFPAIRHDKYIITFLNEVPKYSTEFNYAVVYKEKLVVDISDFYQLIDRTEFPKIGDIKRFVVRLFNEAFDKFLIGRGLNVYMMSQKKKCYYYIAGQIPKNKISFEYLGKMTRRNIIGEYDHDHFWHFGISFSSILNPFKSYFLKTHLLFSSDAVNIWDSKSKLHSARRKKGKSFYNSAWRNLLFAFLMTLSDDGKSIKIPLKENMYLELLTTPMSFTCEYGYNEPPNKGRLVPIDYYEEDIENDLEEEFYDQGQISNGKEENQKFENL; encoded by the coding sequence TTGGCAAGGACTAAATTATTTATCGGACATGCAAATCCTGAGGACAACGAATTTACTTTGTGGTTATGTGCTAAATTAAGAAATGAAGGTTATGACGCAATTTGTGATTTAACTTTGTTGATTGGTGGAGAGCAAGATTATTGGAAAACTCTTCAAGATGTTTTAGAAAATGAATCTTGCAAGTATTTATTAATCTTTACAAAAGACACATTTGCAAAACAAGGTGTAATAGATGAGTGGGAGCAAGTGAGATCTATTCAAAGAAAAAATAATATAAAGGATTTTATGTACATTCTAAAAAAGGATGATGTACCTTTTAATGAGAGAATAGGAATTAATGTTTATAATCATTTCAGATTTGATATCTCTTGGGCTTCAGGTTTAAAAAATATCATTAAAAAACTTGATATTGATTCTACACCAAAAACTTTAAATAAAAATTTATCATTAAATGATTGGGTTAAAAATAGATTCGCAAATAATTCAGGAGTAATTGAGAAATCCGAATTATTCTATTCTAACTGGTTACAAATTTCTGAACATCCTAAAGAACTATTTATATATAGATATTCAAATTCCGCACAAGCAGAAACTATTTTAAAAGAAATTAATGTTTTTCCTGCTATTCGACACGATAAATATATTATTACATTTCTAAATGAAGTTCCAAAATACTCCACAGAATTTAATTATGCTGTGGTATATAAAGAAAAACTCGTAGTTGATATTTCGGATTTCTACCAATTAATTGATAGAACTGAATTTCCTAAAATTGGAGACATAAAAAGATTTGTTGTCAGATTATTTAATGAAGCTTTTGATAAATTCCTTATTGGTCGAGGATTGAATGTATACATGATGTCACAGAAAAAAAAGTGCTACTATTATATAGCTGGGCAAATCCCAAAAAATAAAATTAGTTTTGAATATCTAGGTAAAATGACACGTCGAAATATAATTGGTGAATATGATCATGACCACTTTTGGCATTTTGGAATAAGTTTCAGTTCTATTTTAAACCCTTTTAAAAGTTATTTTTTAAAAACTCATCTACTCTTTTCGAGTGATGCTGTAAATATTTGGGATAGCAAAAGCAAACTTCATAGCGCTAGAAGAAAAAAAGGAAAATCTTTTTATAATAGTGCATGGAGAAACTTATTGTTTGCTTTTTTAATGACATTATCTGATGATGGTAAATCTATTAAAATTCCTTTAAAAGAAAATATGTATTTAGAATTGCTAACAACTCCAATGAGTTTTACATGTGAATATGGATATAATGAACCTCCAAATAAAGGCCGATTAGTACCAATTGATTATTATGAAGAGGATATTGAAAATGATTTAGAGGAAGAATTCTATGACCAAGGTCAAATATCTAATGGAAAGGAGGAAAACCAGAAATTTGAAAATTTATAA
- a CDS encoding TdeIII family type II restriction endonuclease: MALPQEKIEKISLEVIKVLYSRFENFPEDASKNRNAPFHVRFLAAFADKLNGKVSDIPFFITLSSWLHGLNTTLGQNFFENVAHILSDGEKREYTSKKLGNLLLDKKQKDNIHKIISNLSITAEKPNLIEEDKLIFINEVTENDISDDFSADVFFEENSQIIAIELKTVRPNSGQMQSEKNKILQGKAALYKKFPGKNVKFYLGFPFDPTSATEIGADKTKFMSSIINMNKFFVPDEILLADELWSILSGEVGTMEFILSLINTISTLDFKEYYNFFNDRSNKENNLEVYKERLIKWNLFSELELVEKENIIIEKIQADKKLTRIFNQFVFNEGKYNYERYNILKNIIS, from the coding sequence ATGGCTCTTCCTCAAGAGAAGATTGAAAAAATTTCCTTAGAAGTAATAAAAGTACTCTATTCAAGATTTGAAAATTTTCCTGAAGATGCTTCTAAAAATAGAAATGCTCCTTTTCATGTTAGATTTTTGGCGGCTTTTGCAGACAAACTTAATGGCAAAGTAAGTGATATTCCTTTTTTTATTACTTTGAGCAGTTGGCTTCATGGCTTGAATACTACATTAGGTCAAAATTTTTTTGAAAATGTTGCACACATATTATCTGATGGAGAAAAAAGAGAGTACACTTCAAAAAAACTTGGAAATTTATTGCTTGATAAAAAGCAAAAAGATAATATCCATAAGATCATTTCTAACTTAAGTATCACCGCAGAAAAACCAAATCTGATAGAAGAAGATAAACTTATTTTTATTAACGAGGTGACCGAAAATGATATTTCAGATGATTTTTCAGCAGATGTTTTTTTTGAGGAAAATTCTCAAATTATAGCTATCGAATTAAAAACTGTTCGTCCGAATTCAGGGCAAATGCAATCTGAAAAAAATAAAATTTTACAGGGTAAAGCAGCACTTTATAAAAAATTTCCCGGCAAAAATGTAAAATTCTATCTAGGTTTCCCATTTGACCCTACAAGTGCTACAGAAATCGGAGCAGATAAAACAAAATTTATGAGTTCAATTATAAATATGAATAAATTTTTCGTTCCTGACGAAATTTTATTAGCGGACGAGTTGTGGTCGATATTGTCTGGCGAAGTAGGTACTATGGAATTTATTTTAAGTTTAATTAATACTATATCTACATTGGATTTTAAAGAATACTATAATTTCTTTAATGATAGGTCTAATAAAGAAAATAATTTAGAAGTATATAAAGAAAGATTAATTAAATGGAATCTATTTTCAGAATTAGAATTAGTTGAAAAAGAAAATATTATTATAGAAAAAATCCAAGCTGATAAGAAACTTACAAGAATTTTCAATCAATTCGTATTCAATGAAGGAAAGTATAATTATGAACGGTATAACATTTTAAAAAATATTATTTCTTAA